A region from the Penaeus monodon isolate SGIC_2016 chromosome 17, NSTDA_Pmon_1, whole genome shotgun sequence genome encodes:
- the LOC119583422 gene encoding transmembrane protein 272-like isoform X2, protein MSRPRSHKEVEEYDDDDGGCGNCLANILQTPVIIAASIVVPVFSVTFVVMGAIFLKDCNIEPMIPVWLLVQGIIMLFGIGTGGMATRSYKSGKSVSLPVKLVSFVVSLATFAWFIGGNVWVYRAWAQDPDYAHSWFENGCNKSVFNVAFYGVIMLDALGIISFIVGIVAFCLRGCSFR, encoded by the exons AATACGATGATGACGACGGCGGTTGTG GGAATTGCCTCGCCAACATATTGCAAACGCCGGTGATAATAGCGGCCAGCATCGTCGTTCCCGTGTTCAGCGTGACGTTCGTGGTGATGGGGGCCATTTTCCTGAAGGATTGTAACATCGAGCCCATGATTCCCGTTTGGCTCCTGGTCCAAG GGATCATCATGTTATTCGGCATCGGGACGGGAGGAATGGCGACCCGCAGCTACAAGTCCGGGAAAAGCGTCTCTTTGCCAGTCAAACTCGTGAGCTTTGTCGTGTCTCTGGCAACCTTTGCTTGGTTCATCGGAG GTAACGTGTGGGTGTACCGCGCGTGGGCCCAAGATCCGGACTACGCTCACTCCTGGTTCGAGAACGGTTGCAACAAGAGCGTTTTTAACGTCGCTTTCTACGGGGTCATCATGCTTGACGCCCTCGGTATCATCTCCTTCATCGTGGGCATCGTGGCGTTTTGTCTCCGAGGCTGCagtttcagataa
- the LOC119583422 gene encoding transmembrane protein 272-like isoform X1 — MSRPRSHKEVEVEYDDDDGGCGNCLANILQTPVIIAASIVVPVFSVTFVVMGAIFLKDCNIEPMIPVWLLVQGIIMLFGIGTGGMATRSYKSGKSVSLPVKLVSFVVSLATFAWFIGGNVWVYRAWAQDPDYAHSWFENGCNKSVFNVAFYGVIMLDALGIISFIVGIVAFCLRGCSFR, encoded by the exons tAGAATACGATGATGACGACGGCGGTTGTG GGAATTGCCTCGCCAACATATTGCAAACGCCGGTGATAATAGCGGCCAGCATCGTCGTTCCCGTGTTCAGCGTGACGTTCGTGGTGATGGGGGCCATTTTCCTGAAGGATTGTAACATCGAGCCCATGATTCCCGTTTGGCTCCTGGTCCAAG GGATCATCATGTTATTCGGCATCGGGACGGGAGGAATGGCGACCCGCAGCTACAAGTCCGGGAAAAGCGTCTCTTTGCCAGTCAAACTCGTGAGCTTTGTCGTGTCTCTGGCAACCTTTGCTTGGTTCATCGGAG GTAACGTGTGGGTGTACCGCGCGTGGGCCCAAGATCCGGACTACGCTCACTCCTGGTTCGAGAACGGTTGCAACAAGAGCGTTTTTAACGTCGCTTTCTACGGGGTCATCATGCTTGACGCCCTCGGTATCATCTCCTTCATCGTGGGCATCGTGGCGTTTTGTCTCCGAGGCTGCagtttcagataa
- the LOC119583424 gene encoding proclotting enzyme-like: MSLDYRYIRPRVDTRCSVSSVATRDARSSSQGSKQCSKMALICLLMLFVAADAVPVRQSQGCNFYISLPANGSTSMTPPTCNTFEPRQCTYVADSPAGTTIQMQCTINIQSGSFFSFFPSGSIASSYIYWTFVAGDIQEVTDSNEFLVVLTDNCNTFFSCTLVVLGGASANTTDPPTTTSADPTTTSADPTTTPANETSPPNTTSATPSNNTDCDCGIKNEERVVGGQEVSVNEWPWHAGLRRISDQVVFCGAALIHPRWLVTAAHCLVYQPTAIVALLGYHDVTQADASAYAITVTIASTMQHEAYDATTVDNDIGLVQLATAVAFNQGIRPICLPFSFVNEDFQNEIGVVTGWGTTSYLGSVSNLLLDVELPVLTTGECTGFYGDRITDNMICTYEPGFDACQGDSGGPLSWLSGGKYYLIGIVSWGENCSEVNYPGVYAKVTKYTGWITDKVADEICSP, encoded by the coding sequence ATGAGCTTGGACTATCGGTATATAAGGCCCAGAGTGGACACCCGTTGCAGTGTGTCTTCTGTTGCCACACGAGACGCACGCAGCTCCTCCCAGGGTTCAAAGCAGTGCAGCAAAATGGCTTTGATTTGCCTTCTGATGCTGTTCGTGGCCGCCGACGCCGTCCCAGTGAGGCAGAGCCAAGGCTGCAATTTCTACATCAGTCTTCCCGCTAATGGATCAACCAGTATGACGCCTCCCACTTGCAACACATTTGAGCCTAGACAATGTACTTACGTGGCAGACTCACCTGCTGGCACCACCATCCAGATGCAGTGCACCATTAACATACAATCcggctccttcttctctttctttccgagTGGATCCATTGCATCCTCTTACATCTACTGGACCTTCGTTGCGGGAGATATCCAGGAAGTCACAGATAGCAACGAGTTCCTAGTTGTGTTAACCGATAACTGTAACACTTTTTTCTCCTGCACGCTGGTTGTGCTCGGTGGCGCCTCGGCCAATACAACAGATCCTCCCACAACCACCTCTGCTGATCCAACAACAACCTCTGCTGATCCAACAACAACCCCTGCTAATGAAACATCACCCCCTAACACCACGTCAGCAACACCCTCCAACAACACCGACTGTGACTGCGGAATCAAAAACGAAGAGCGCGTAGTTGGTGGCCAGGAAGTGAGCGTGAACGAATGGCCGTGGCATGCGGGACTGAGAAGGATATCGGACCAGGTCGTCTTCTGTGGGGCAGCACTTATACACCCTAGATGGTTAGTGACAGCCGCTCACTGCTTGGTATATCAGCCGACGGCTATAGTTGCGCTACTGGGCTACCATGACGTGACGCAAGCGGATGCAAGTGCATATGCTATCACTGTAACCATTGCTTCTACAATGCAGCATGAAGCATACGACGCAACTACAGTAGACAACGATATAGGTCTTGTTCAACTTGCGACTGCCGTTGCCTTCAACCAGGGCATCCGACCGATTTGTCTGCCGTTTTCCTTCGTCAACGAAGATTTCCAGAATGAAATCGGCGTCGTGACAGGCTGGGGCACAACCTCTTACCTGGGAAGCGTAAGTAACTTGCTGCTGGATGTAGAACTACCGGTTCTTACGACTGGTGAGTGCACGGGATTCTACGGAGATCGAATCACAGACAACATGATCTGTACATACGAGCCAGGGTTCGACGCCTGCCAAGGAGATTCCGGGGGTCCTCTCTCGTGGCTCTCTGGAGGGAAATATTACCTGATCGGCATCGTGTCCTGGGGAGAAAACTGCTCGGAGGTCAACTATCCAGGAGTCTATGCCAAAGTCACCAAGTATACCGGTTGGATAACGGACAAAGTAGCCGATGAAATTTGCTcgccatag